The sequence AAGGCCAGGAGCTTGGATGCCTCCTTTATGGGACAGCATTGACTGAGGTCGGCTGCCACACCTATCTAGGAAGCCCACCTCCCACTCCTTTTCCAGGAATACATTCAGAAGCTGATGCCTCCACTGATCCAGAAGTGGAATGAGCTCAAGGATGAAGACAAGGACCTCTTCCCCCTGCTGGAGGTGAGTGGGCTTAGGTCCTCCCTCAGAGTCCTTCCACCCGGCCAGAGCTCACCCTTTGCCTTTCCTCTGCCAGTGTCTGTCATCTGTGGCCACTGCCCTGCAGAGTGGCTTCCTGCCCTACTGTGAGCCTGTCTACCAGCGCTGTGTTACCCTGGTGCAGAAGACACTGGCCCAGGCCATGGTGAGCACCCTGGGCCCCCTGCACCCTTGCTCTGCTGCCCAGGCCCTAGCCTATCCATCTTACCTGCTCCCTTTGTATCTAGATGTACACACAACACCCTGAACAATACGAGGCCCCTGACAAGGACTTCATGATCGTTGCACTGGACCTACTTAGTGGCTTGGCTGAGGGCCTGGGTGGCCATGTGGAACAGCTGGTAGCCCGAAGTAACATCATGACATTGCTCTTCCAGTGTATGCAGGTGAGTGCATACACCAAGTCAGGCCACACCTAAACAGGCCAAGGAGACTTTTTCTAGGCCATAACGGTTTACGTACAAGCTGCTATAGTTGACCTGGGGTAGTCAGGACCCTGATTATACCCAGGGAATGTCAAAGAAAAGGAGCCCTTAAACGGTAAAATTtcatgggccagagagatggctccacagttaaaagCCCTTGTTGCCTttgccaaggacctgggtttggttcctagcacccacagggtagCACCCACAGggtcacaaccatccgtaactccagctccaggacattcTAGTCTGTGtggacaccaagcacacacatggtgcacagatgtacatgcaggcaaaactaaTCATACACTTCAGAcgaaataaatacatgtttttgtttttgtttttttaagacaggtcaTTACATGACTATTCCATGactttaaactcagcactcaggaatcagagcTTTGTGGGTCTCTAAATtttaggccagtcagggctaaatagtgaaaccttgtctccaaaatcaAATAATCATTCTGTGCTGTTGAGATAGCTCAACAGGTAGGAATGCCTACCACCAAGTCTGTGACAACCTGACCAGAGAACCCTCGGACCCACATGAATGAAAGAGTGAGCCAGTTCCTAcaagctgacctctgacttccacatgtctGTCATGGCACTTGTAcctactcatacatacacacaaaggttGAATAAATACAAATTCTAAGGCTGGGAACATACCTTGTAAACATGATGAGCTCTACAAaatggtttttgtgttttgttttgttttttaaacagttgTGTCTGTGGGAAGACAGATAGAGtcagattcctggggcttgctgcttAGCCACTGTATTCCAGTtagagagctccaggccaatgagagacgcTGTCTCCAAAGACAAAGTGGGAGATTGGGATAGTCAGTGGGAGAGCTTTTGCCTCCATTGTGTCAGGCTCTGGCAACCTCCACCACTAAAATACTGACACCTGGTTTTTGCCTGTCCTCCCGTGCACGGGTATCCACTCACACTGTTTACACATaaatacaattcttttttttttttttttttttttggtttttcgagacagggtttctctgcgtagttttgcgcctttcctagagctcacttggtagcccaggctggcctcgaactcacaagagatccgcctggctctgcctcccgagtgctgggattaaaggcgtgcgccaccaccgcccggctataaataCAATTCTTGTCAGGAAACGTAGTACAGGttgatctcaaaaataaagtttaggcacacgccttcaatcccagcactgaggtccAGGCTGAGCAGAGCTGTGTAGTGAGGTGGCTTCGTCAGTAAAGTGCCTGTTGGACAAGAACGGGAGCCTCGATTGATCTCCGTTGCCAGGGGGGCAGGGGCTGATGtggtgctgctcttccagagagcccaGGTTTGGTTCCAGCACCACATCACGTAGCTGACAGtgacaactgcctgtcactccagctctgggggaatctGACTCCTTCCAGGGACACCTGTACAACTCTTCCCCAgaatatacacataataaataatatacacatataaaaataactggTGCAGTTACCCAGAGTGATCCCGGCACTGGGAAAATAGAGACAGGATCCCTGGGGTTCTCTGGCCAGGTTGTCTAGCTGAGTTTTAGTGAGCTTAGGTTTAGAAAGAAATTATGCCTTGAAAATAAAGTTGGGTGGCAAGTGAGGACAATGACCCCATGCACGTGCACACTTGCACCACAGACAGAAGTTAGCCTGGTTTGTGCAGTAGACCCTGTCAGAGCAAACTTAGGAGTGTTATATTAAATATACAACTCTTACTTTGTGGTTGGGGGCTGGGGTGGACCAGGGTTCTGGAGCACTGTAAGGTCCTGGCGACAGGCTCTGGTAGGGTGGGGGGCGGCTAACAGTAGGGACAGCCCTGCCCCTCAGCCTGTTCTGTGGTGGGGATGTGCTCTAGGGACTGTGCCGCCTCAGCTGGCTTGGATGGAAGGAGTGGGAGCCCTGTCATTTTGCCACCTCTCCCAACTCCAGGATTCCATGCCTGAGGTCCGGCAGAGCTCCTTCGCCCTTCTGGGAGACCTTACCAAAGCCTGCTTTATCCACGTCAAGCCCTGTATCGGTAGGCTACCCCCTTTGCCCTATTCTGTGGCTCCTGCACTGGATGGCTTCCAGAGATGGAGGCATGCCCTGGGAGGCCCATGACTGGACTGGGATGTATTTGTACTGTCTGATGGGCTGCCCAGCCAGTTCTGGGAGCGTGGCCTTAATGGTGTTTCTgctcagtcttttctttttctgctcttctctttccATTAGCTGAGTTCATGCCTATCCTGGGCACCAACCTGAACCCGGAGTTCATCTCTGTCTGTAACAATGCCACCTGGGCCATTGGGGAGATCTGCATGCAGATGGGTGAGTGTCCTGAAAGTGGCATACTACCTTTTCATTGGTCTGTTTCTATTCCGGGGCCAGAGCTTGATTCTCAAAGGACCCTAAGGGAATGCCTCTGATTGGCCAGGGACAAGAACATGCTTTGATTTCCCTGACAGGTGAAATCAAATAACTAAAAGGTGGAGTAGATGGTCTGTTTCTACTGGACCATCTCATGTAATTGTCTTCCTGAAAGGCCCAGTGGGATCAGTTGGGTGATTTTGGCCTCCTCACCTTGTGGGTAGTGACTTGAGAGAGTCCTTTAGGTGGGTCTGTTGTGTCTGTGGACTTCACTGGGAGCATCCCGAGGAGGCTCTTTGTTTACTCAGGCTTTGTGGTGCACCCGTCTGCATGGAACTGGGGACATGGACTGAAGTCGGCCATACCCAGCTGGCCTTTGTGGGTGGAGTGGGCCATGCAGGGCTCTGAATGGCTGGTCCCTAGGGGCAGAGATGCAACCCTATGTGCAGATGGTCCTCAACAATCTGGTGGAGATCATTAACAGGCCCAACACACCCAAGACACTACTGGAAAACACAGGTGAGTGCCAGGCCTAGCCTGAGAGGGGAGAGTTCCAGGAAGGGTGTCAGTACTTGAAATGGGATTCTGGGAGGAGCCCACGAAAGAGTCCTGGCTTTAGAATATGTGGGAAGAGATCCAGGCTGGGCAGGGAGGACACCTGGATGGGCCAAACTCAAAGGCCCAGGCTAGCCACAGGGTCGTTCAGTTGGGGCCTGTGGGGCGGGGCTCGGTGCCTCCTGTCAGAGGCCCCGCCACGTACCGTCCCGGGGCCACTCGGGGTTGCAGGTCGCCTGACGAGTCCCTCTGCCATTCCAGCCATCACCATCGGCCGCCTGGGCTACGTGTGCCCACAGGAGGTGGCACCCATGCTGCAGCAGTTCATCCGGCCTTGGTGTGTGCCTGCCTGGGTGGGGCCTGCTGGGGGTGGGCAGGACAGCTGTGCTCCCCAGCGCCACCCCCATGGATGCATGTGGGAGACCTCTACCCACGGACACCCCCCCCTTCCCTCTGTCCATCCTTCATCTGTGCTTGTCCAGCCCCAAGTGCACCCACTGACCTGCTGCCCTCCTCTATGGCCAGGTGCACGTCCCTTAGGAACATCCGGGACAACGAGGAGAAGGATTCTGCCTTCCGAGGCATCTGCATGATGATTGGTGTCAATCCTGGGGGTGTTGTGCAGGTCCGGGCAGTGGGGCTCAGAGGGCAGGGCGGGGGGCTGGCTTGGGCGGCCCCTCACACGGGATCCGTCATGTTTCaggactttattttcttctgcGATGCTGTAGCCTCCTGGGTGAGCCCGAAGGATGACCTTCGGGACATGTTTTATAAGGTGAGGCTCTGGCTGGTCCCATGGGGTCCTGGGGAGTGGATGCCACAGGCTTGCCCCAGCCCATTGTCCCCCTGCCTCACTGCAGATCCTCCACGGCTTCAAAGACCAGGTCGGGGAGGAGAACTGGCAGCAGTTCTCCGAGCAGTTCCCACCGCTGCTCAAGGAGAGGCTGGCGGCCTTCTACGGGGTCTAGGTGAACGTGGAGACCACAGGTGAGCAGGGCTTCCGGGTCTCAGGCCTGTCAGTGAAGAGGACGCAGGCCctgactcccctccccctctctcccctgcagGTTTCTGTCTGCGTCATCGTCGGAGGGTGTGCTGGGGAATGTGCTGCTTCCAGAAGTCACTGTGCCCTGGTCCAGGGGGGTTAGGGAGGAGTGAGTGGGACCTAAATCCAGATGCTACCTAGTCCGTGCATCTGTCCATCTGTTGGTCCACTTGCCCCGCCGGGCCTGACGAGTGGGCAGGTGGATGGGGACTCCATGCTCATCCTACAGATAGGGAGGGGGGTGGGACTTCGTGGTGGGAAGAGCCCTCCAGGCTCTAATTTGGGTCATCTCAGGCAGCCCATCTGGGCCAGCCATGTGGGAGGGAGGAATCCTAAGGCCTACCAAATCCGGTGTCAGATAAGGCAAGGGGATtacaggtggggaggggggttcCTTGTAGAGAAGcatacactcacatgtacacatgtggacACGCATGTGCGGGCACCACAGCCAGCTAGGCTGGGCCAGCCGCCCCACCATTTCCTCGACTGCATGGAGACAGTAGAATTAGTGAACTCCCAAATTATGCCTATGGCCTTCTGTGTACCTTGCATCTAGAGTATAAGAAGCTTCCGCTGTTTTGCCGGAATTGGCGGTGATTGGGAGGGCTGGGAGGTTTGGGGGACCTCAGCTGGGCCCCCAGGGCCAGGGAGGAGGGCGGTCATTTTGGGGCTGCCCCGCACTTGCACACTTTGGACCTGCTCCATACACTTCCTGCCAGCTTCATGGCAGCCGCATCTAGTGTCCCCATCTTTGTCACATCCCAGCCAGCATAGGGTGGGGACCATTCATTGGAGCAGCGGGGACTGGCTGGAGGCTACCCTAGACCCTTTCCCTGTGCTCCAGAGGTATTTAAAGGCACAGGCCTGGGACTAATTTTCCTTAGAGAGCTAAGGGCAGCCAGAGCTGCCAGCATgatttcctggatctctcttgaAACAGCTTCAAGGATAgtccagctctctctctgctcctgagaaCTCCCTTCTCAAGAGCTAGAGCAACAGCATGTGATTGGTGAGGACAAAGGACAAAGGTTTACTGGGTCCAGCAAGATTTGAAGGCTAGGGGGCGCAGAGTATACCAGGGCCTCAAACTTTGTCCCTTTTGGGACTTAATGTTCATCACCGTGTCCACTGGACTCAGacacccctcccccgcccccaccagaTTAGTACACTGACTCTAAAAATCCTTGAAGAAATTGGTGGGGGATGCCATCAAAATGGGAGGGGCTTTCtgagaggagggtgtgtgtgattattttcaAATCGGCTGTGGAAATCAGCCTTGCAAGATCCCTGAACGATTTTCCTCCATCCCCTTTCTTGCTTCCTACTTCTTTGGGAGCCCATTATATTTTGGGCTTTGACTGGAGTTCTGCATCTTAAGGCCTGCTCCATCATCCCTCTGAGGACCTGGACCTTATCCCATCCAGGCCATGTGTCTTCTCTCAAGTAGGGTCAGGCCCTACCTCTATTCCCAGGGACACTTAGTGCACATTCCATAACTCAGCTAGTGGTCCCCATCCCCTCCAGCCTCAAACTTGAGCAGGTCTCTGGAAGCCATTTGTAgggaaaaaaacttttttttaaagaaaaaaataccattaGCTTTCTGGTAATTCCACTTCTTTGGAGCATCCTCTGCTGGGTCTTGGGGTGTATTGATGGATTGACTGACTGTCTGATGGAGTTGTGACTCCCTCTGCCCAAGGTGGGGGTTCCAACTAACTTCAGGAAAGGGGAGCCCAATTCttgtattttccctttttttattttattattttttaaaagaaattatttaattctttaatttattttttagttggtTTTTGCACAATAAGTTTCAGTTTCTTAACCTTCTTTGCCCAGGGCTGCGGACACAGACTGACCTTGATctgcagcccccccacccccctgccctaCCCCCATTTCCCTGAGTCTTTCATTACCATTACCCTGTGGGCTCCCAGGTCTCTCCATCTGTTCCTGTGCTGTGCTGGGGACTGGCGCCTAGGTGGCGTGAGATTCCACTTGTGTAGAACTTTGTTGAGTAAAGGTCAGTTTCTTGTGAAACCCTTGGTGTCTGGTTTCCTAGTCCTTGGTTTTGGTGGTAGAGTGGTGTGGATGTGGGCTTCTGTGTGACTCCAGTGCTGTGGGAGTAGTGGTAGGAGAATCATGGGCTCTGGGAGGAATGAGGAGAGAACAATAGAGCAGGATACCTGAGGTATCCAGGACTTAGTTGGTCCTGGTGGGCTACctgattgaggcaggaggatatcaagtttgaaatcagcctgggttgattgagacattgtctcaaaaaggggctAGTAGCTAGCTTAGCTAGAGACCTAAAGCCCTGGCTTTAATTCCCAGTAAAGTTGAGTGACCAAGGAAACCTGTTTTTGTCTTTGTAGTGTGGGAAGGTGAGTGTGAAAGGGTGATTAGATGTTCTCTGTGATTAATAACCCAGTAAAGGGCTGCCATGCATTAAACCTAACTGCAAAGCCTTATAACAGACACAACTTTGGGTCACTGGGCAGGCTAGAAATTCTTGGAGATACTAAAATAAGAATAGCTGGCTAAGCGGTGGTGGGgcctgcttttaatcccagcactcgggaggcagaagcaggtggatctctgagaatcaaggccagcctggtctacagagtgagttccaggacagccagggctgttgtacagagagaccttgtctcgaaaaaccagaaaaggaagaaaaacaaagcaaaactgaatGTGACAGTGTACACTTTTAATTCAGCTACttggaagactgaagcaggatTGTTGTAAATCGAGACCAGTGTGAAGTTCTCAGAAAAGCCTTTTATGCCAGCCATgttggcttacacctttaatgctagcatttggaagtcagaagcaggcaggtgaatctcttgagtttgaagctagcttggtctatatagtgagtttgagaccagatgGGGCTACATAAATGTGAGATCCTTAGAACTAAGGGGAAAAAGATCACTTATGTGTTAAGGTTCTACATGACCAATTAGGAATTTGTGATTGTGGGTAGCTGTACATTGTAGATGCAAAATTATCCATTAGTCCTTAATAACCATTTATTGCTCACATCTGTGTCTGATCTAATGTTATTTGGGGCAACCTGAGTCAGAGTTCCTGGGCCATTGTCATTCAACCCAAAAATAAACTTAATCTCTTGGAGCTTAATTGATGAAGTGCTTGCTGGTCACGGTTGAAAACCTAAGTTAGGATTTCCAACACCACATAAATGTTGGGGACAGGAGAGCATATCTAACTCCAGAGCTGAGGAACAGAAATGGATGTATCCCTAAAACTCACCCTTTGAGCCAGCATAGCTGAAATGAGTATTAGTGACAGACCTGTTTCAAGATAAATGGTGGGGAGCAAGAGAATTGACTCAGCACATAACGGCATTTGCTGCCtggtgacctaagtttgattccctcTAGAACCCACCTAAAGGTGAAGGAGAACTGCCTCCacagagttgttctctggccagtacatgtatgctgtggcacGTAGAAGCACACACCTCACAAAATTCAGGACAACAAAAAACTAAGATGTGGGCTGTTGAGATGATTCAGAAGCTaagcacactggctgttcttccagaggtcctgagttcaattcccagcaaccacatggtggctcacagccatttgtaatgagatctggtgccctcttctggcctgcagtcatacatgcagacagagaactgtgcaaaataaatcttaaaaaaaaaacaaaaacaaaaacactaaggtgtagattgaagaagacacccttCCTCTTTCGACCTCAGGCTTCTGAATGCATGCAAAGCACAAACTCCCCGGGCTGGGCTGGAGTGGTTGAtagtccagtggttaagagcactttcggCAAGGTGTGGAGCATGCCTTCAACTGcggcactcgggaagcagaggcagacggatcacTGAATTCGAGGCAATCCcgggttacatggtgagaccaaGTCTAAAAGCACTtggtcttgcagaagacctaaggTGCGTTTCCGGCACCCACACCAGGCGGTTGCCGCCCTGTATCCCCAGCTTTAAGGGATcccaaacacataaaagtaaaaataaatccttaaaagcaACAAAAGACTTCCTTTGAGATGACAGTCGCACAACCAAAAGAAGTGACCCACTTGCGATTTAGACATCCGGTTTCCGTGCTAGTATCCCGGTTTCTGACGTCACCTAAAAAGCGCCGGAAATGACCTCGCGCTGCCTAGGAAACAGGACGCTGCCCAGTGGTAGCCAAACCTGGGACAGCCGCACCCACCCTGTCGCCATGGAGCTTCCCTCAGGGCGGTGCGGGGATCCTCGCTCTTGTGACGAAGAGTCGGACCCCGAGCCAGACCCGGACCCTGACGCTCAGGCTGAGGCCTACGTAGCCCGTGTGCTTACCCCACCCAAACCTGGCCTGACCCCGCGGCGCTCGTCGCTGCAGTCCACGCTCTCCGCGTCCCTGGGCGCGCCCGAGCGAAAGGCTGCCTCCAGAGTCCCGGCCGTGCGCCTGCCGGGCCTGCTGAGCCTTCCCCCGGAGCTGCTGCTGGAGATCTGCGCCTACCTGGATGCGCGGGTCGTGCTCCATGTCCTGCCGTGCGTGTGCCAAGCACTGCACGACCTTGTGCGTGATCATGTCACCTGGAGGCTACGCGCTCAGCGCCGCGTACGCGCACCCTACCCAGTGGTGGAAGGTACGCACACCTCGGGCAACAGGAACTCCTGCCCAGGTCAGGCTTGGGGTGGGAGAAAGAAGTACCTGGTCTGCGGGTGCGCACAGCTTCTGGTGCAGGCTTCGAGGCTGTCCCAGGTCTGACTGTAGGCGGAGGAAATTTCGGATCTTGCCTAATCCTTAATCTGCCACAAGGCAAATACTTGACTTTCTCAGGCAGAGCTCTGAACCTGAGCTCTCTAAACTTAGAATTTAAAGATTCCCCGTTTTGGGCTTTGTTAGCACTAAGGCCCTAGCCCTGATGGGGATAACTCTAGGACTTTTTGGATTGTTCTTGGAGTGAAAATGTGTCCAAAGACTCCTCAGGCTCTGGATACAGCCTGAGACACAAGCAGCAACTGGCTTAACAAAGCCCCCAGGATAGGTGAAGCAGAGGTTCTGAATCTCTAGATTCCCAAACCTGAACTAGTGTCGGGATTTAGAAGTTGGGATCGTTGATACCAGTAAAAGTTGATACCTGAGTCTAGCCtgtcatcttttttattttttattttgagacaggttcctgATTCTCCTTCTTTGGCCTTAGAAGTGCTGGGCTAGCCTGTCAGCTTTGCAAAGCTGTTGTGTTATTCCTTCTGCCCCTGAGTTCATTGGTTTgtggaggaaaagaaaacttgaaattgATGATTttgagtttttgtcttttttaaatttttttaaaagggttATATGTATGGAACTCAGAGCTTTGGGTATGTTAGGCAAATGCTTTATTTGCCATGTGCTACATCCTCAGCACAACCTTGAGACAGTGTTGATCCTGATGTCACTGGGTCCTTAGGCTCTTGAGACAGACACATGGCAAGCTGAATGATTGATTCTGCAGACTTCTGGATTAGGGAGTTGACCTCCAACCCCCAGTCAGATTTCCAAACAGCTTTGATAAAAGCCGGTGCTTGAACCTCATCCAAGCCATTGAATGGGCGACCTGGGGTTTAGAATCTGTCTTGGGAGGGATGGGGAACTATTAGGAatacccagggccctgtgcttcCTAGGTAAGTTCTCAACTGCCAAGCCATCCTTTCCACCCCTTGGCTTCTGTGTCTTGATGTGGCTTCCTGGTTTACAGTTAGAAGTTTAAGAACTGTGTtcgactgggcggtggtggcacacagttttaatcccagcacttaggaggcagagccaggcagatctgtgtgagtttgaggccagcctggtctacagcgtgagatccaggacaggcaccaaaactactcagagaaaccctgtctagaaaaacaaacaaacaaaaaaaaatgaactgtgtgCCTGAGTCTGGGTCAGGTGGCTAAGGCCAGAAGGGTTGGTTTAGTCTTGAGGCCCTGAAGAGGACTGAGGGTGAGGCTGTTCCTAGTCCTCCATGGAAGATGGGTGGTGAGATCGTCTGAGGCAAGGCCAGAGTCTGTGCCTGCTGAGGGTGGGGGATGGCATCCAGGTGGCACTCTATGCAGGTCTGGAGAAGGTTGGGCTTCCCTGGCAGCCAGGGCTGGACTCTCTCAGCTGATGCCCACTGACTCTCCTGTTCATGGTGCCCCACAGAGGAGGACTTTGACTGGCCAGCCGCCTGCATCGAGCTGGAGCAGCATCTGGCCCGCTGGGCAGAGGATGGACAGCGAACTGAGTACTTCTGCCTGGCTGATGGTCACTTTGCTTCCATTGATGCAGTGTTGCTGCTGCAGGTAAGAGCATTAGGTGGGAGGCCAGGCGAGGTGAAGGGTGGGGGAACCTCAACATCTCCATGCTCTCCTGCCAGGGTGGGGCACTGTGTCTGTCAGGTTCCCGAGATCGCAATGTCAACCTGTGGGACCTACGACATCTAGGAAAGGAGCCTAGCCGAGTTCTGGTGAAGGCCTTGGGCACCCAGGGCAACAGCACACACAAGGTGAGCAAGCCCCAGGGGCATTAGAGAGGCTGGGAGGGCGCTGCAGCTCGGGTTGGGTTTTGATGGCAGGTGGCATAGACTTGACTCTGTGCCTGCGCGTGGTGTAATTTTTGGTGAGTTCAGTTTTCCGGTGGGTGGTAAGATGAAGCTGGGTTAAGTATTAATGTGCATATGCCATAAATTCAGTCTTTGGCCCACAATAGGTGCTCAATAAGTTGTCAGGTATACCTCAAGAGGCCCCATGCGGAACAGTTATAAAGCCACCATTGGGGATCAGCTAGCCTTCAGTGTGACTACCCTTTCATGAGAAATGGCTGATAAATGACAGTTCTACCCATCCTTAAGGTGATCTGTGCCCATGACCAACAGATTGAGTGCTGAGTTCACATGTCCTGGCTGTGTGTTCTTGGGTGGGGGAGCAGCCAACCTCTCTGTATCCAAGTTATCAAACAGCATATGTTACTGTACCCTTCTCAAAGGGTTTGGCAGGAATGTCTTCGCCACATGCCAGCTCACTACACATAGTAACTGATAAGGTaggaactgccccccccccatttttgtAAATAGAAATGGGAAGGCATTTGATTAGTTAGGTTCTAGAGTAGaagctgcacttttttttttaattaaaaatttatgtgtgtgggtgttttagctgcaggtgtgtctgtgcatcaagTGTAcatctggtgcccatggaggccgggagagggcattgggtcccttggaactagagttataggtggttgtgagctgccatgtgggtgttgggaatcaaacctgggtcctctgaaagctCATaaatgttgagccatctttctagccctggaGGCTGCATTGTTAATCCAGTTGTTTGAGGCCTCAAACCTCCATTAATGTGGGCCTCTGGAGGCCTTGACTTAGAccgtgatggctcatgcctgtaataccagcactgtcAGGAAGCTAAAGGCAGAGGATTATTCTGAGTTGGAACTAGCCTGTGTATTCCTTTAGCCTTTAGCAGACTCTGTGGGTATCttgtaataaacctgagctacataatgagctccgggccagcctggactgtagtCAGACTCTTTCGAGAgcagaagaacaaaaacaagctaTTGAAAACTGCtagagtgtagctcagtgatacagcacttgcctagaatgtgttGAGGCTCTGGATTCTATCTTAGCACAAAGTGAGGGGTGAGGGGCActgagagaaagagtgagaggtCTCTCTAGACACCACTGAGGATGTGTGTTCTTGTCCCCAGGTTCTGACAGGCTTGCAGACCCAAGCCCTGTCCTCCCGCACTGGGATTTGTTGAGTTCATTAGTTGTTTTCTCCCCTTCTGACCCTTCATTTTGTTGTCTGTGGGAAGGGATGTTTACATAGAGTGGGAATTATGTTCATTACTGAAGAGTTTGTGGAAGTGGCCATGAGGAGGGAAATGCTGTTTGGCTTGGAGTAAATCTGTTCATCTCTTGGATccttctctgcaaaagcaggaaGGTCCAGACTTTTTCTTGGGCTTTGGGGAGGAGAAAGCCATGAGCTGTTGTACAGCTCTTAAAGTGTGTTGTCTTATGTGATGGTTGTGTCTGCTCCCACAGGGCTGGGTGTGGTCGCTAGCAGCACAGGATCACCATGTGTGCTCCGGCTCTTGGGACAGCACTGTGAAGCTGTGGGACATGGCAGCTGATGGGCAGCAGTTTGGCGAGATCAAGTGTGAGGGGGCCCGGGCAGGGGGCC is a genomic window of Peromyscus maniculatus bairdii isolate BWxNUB_F1_BW_parent chromosome 5, HU_Pman_BW_mat_3.1, whole genome shotgun sequence containing:
- the Fbxw9 gene encoding F-box/WD repeat-containing protein 9 isoform X1, producing the protein MTSRCLGNRTLPSGSQTWDSRTHPVAMELPSGRCGDPRSCDEESDPEPDPDPDAQAEAYVARVLTPPKPGLTPRRSSLQSTLSASLGAPERKAASRVPAVRLPGLLSLPPELLLEICAYLDARVVLHVLPCVCQALHDLVRDHVTWRLRAQRRVRAPYPVVEEEDFDWPAACIELEQHLARWAEDGQRTEYFCLADGHFASIDAVLLLQGGALCLSGSRDRNVNLWDLRHLGKEPSRVLVKALGTQGNSTHKGWVWSLAAQDHHVCSGSWDSTVKLWDMAADGQQFGEIKGKAAVLCLSYQPDILVTGTYDKKVTIYDPRAGLALVKSRRLHSSAVLAVLADDRHIISGSEDHSLVVFDRRANSVLQRLQLDSYLLCMSYQEPQLWAGDNQGLLHVFANRDGCFQLVRSFDVGHQSQVTGIKHSLGTLYTTSTDKTIRVHVPTDPPRTICTRSHHNVLNGICAEGNVVVAASGGLSLEVWRLLA
- the Fbxw9 gene encoding F-box/WD repeat-containing protein 9 isoform X2; the protein is MTSRCLGNRTLPSGSQTWDSRTHPVAMELPSGRCGDPRSCDEESDPEPDPDPDAQAEAYVARVLTPPKPGLTPRRSSLQSTLSASLGAPERKAASRVPAVRLPGLLSLPPELLLEICAYLDARVVLHVLPCVCQALHDLVRDHVTWRLRAQRRVRAPYPVVEEEDFDWPAACIELEQHLARWAEDGQRTEYFCLADGHFASIDAVLLLQGGALCLSGSRDRNVNLWDLRHLGKEPSRVLVKALGTQGNSTHKGWVWSLAAQDHHVCSGSWDSTVKLWDMAADGQQFGEIKGKAAVLCLSYQPDILVTGTYDKKVTIYDPRAGLALVKSRRLHSSAVLAVLADDRHIISGSEDHSLVVFDRRANSVLQRLQSFDVGHQSQVTGIKHSLGTLYTTSTDKTIRVHVPTDPPRTICTRSHHNVLNGICAEGNVVVAASGGLSLEVWRLLA